In Leptospira ellinghausenii, the genomic stretch CGACGAGACAACAGGGTTATTTTAATTCTATGCCAAAGGACATCAAGCGAGAATCTTCTCATAGAAAATAGCTACTCACTCATACTTCGTTCTATACTAAGTCCCATTCAAAATGGATTATGTAACCTTTAGTTTCAAAAGTTAATTTCAAAAAAATATTTTTTTGATCAACTTTCGATCCTAATACCGTCTAATATACGAATTTAAATTCACGTATTACATTGCATATCAGGAGCATAATATGCCTACAACCATGAAAGAATCAAATAAAAGCAGAACTGAAGAGAATAAAGAAGCTGTCGTCACCCTGATCGAAGGAGATGGAATAGGACCTGAGATCATCCAACAAACGATCCGCATATTGAATGAAGCTAAATCTGGATTACAGTTTGAAAAGGTAGATGCTGGCTCTTCAGTTTATTTATCCGGTATCCTCTCTGGAATTGCTGAAAATGCTTGGGATACCATTCGAAAATACCCAACCATATTGAAAGGTCCGATCACCACTCCCAGAGGGAAAGGATACAAAAGTTTAAATGTTACCATTCGTAAAACATTAGGTTTATATGCAAATGTTAGACCTGCAAAAACATATGATCCTTTCATTGCAACGAATCATCCCAATACCGATATAGTCATCATTCGAGAAAATGAAGAAGATACATATGCAGGAATTGAACACCGCCAAACACGTGAAGTTACTCAATGTTTGAAATTAATTACTGTCCCCGGGACTGAGAAAATTGTGCGATATGCATTTGAGTTCGCAAGATCAAATGGAAGAAAAAAGATAACTTGTATGGTAAAAGACAACATCATGAAGATTACAGATGGATTGTTTGCCAATATCTTCCAAACAGTTGCGAAAGAATACCCTGAAATTGAAGCAGAAAGTATGATCATCGATATTGGTGCAGCATTACTCGCCAATCGACCCCAGAAATTTGACGTGATCCTTGCTCCGAATTTATACGGTGATATCCTTTCAGATATAGCTGCAGAAGTCACAGGTTCGGTTGGTATGTGCGGATCTGCAAACATCGGTGACTTTGTGTCAATGTTCGAAGCTGTCCATGGAAGTGCTCCCGATATCGCCGGTAAAAACATTGCCAATCCAACGGCTGTGATTAAGGCAACTGTGATGATGTTAACACATCTAGGTAAAACGGAAAAAGCAAAACTCATTAGGAATGCTGTCTTAAAAACAATAGAGGATGGTTTTCGAACAGCTGATGTTTTTCAAAATCAAAAGAATACAACACTTGTTGGAACTAAAGAGTATACAGACGCAATCATTGATCGACTTGGAAAAAACCCGGATGTACTTTCGGCAAGTGAACTTGTAAAACCTAAATCTTTTACGCTCAGTTTACCAACTCAAAATGAAAAAAAAGAATTAGTTGGTGTTGATATTTTCTTA encodes the following:
- a CDS encoding NADP-dependent isocitrate dehydrogenase, whose product is MPTTMKESNKSRTEENKEAVVTLIEGDGIGPEIIQQTIRILNEAKSGLQFEKVDAGSSVYLSGILSGIAENAWDTIRKYPTILKGPITTPRGKGYKSLNVTIRKTLGLYANVRPAKTYDPFIATNHPNTDIVIIRENEEDTYAGIEHRQTREVTQCLKLITVPGTEKIVRYAFEFARSNGRKKITCMVKDNIMKITDGLFANIFQTVAKEYPEIEAESMIIDIGAALLANRPQKFDVILAPNLYGDILSDIAAEVTGSVGMCGSANIGDFVSMFEAVHGSAPDIAGKNIANPTAVIKATVMMLTHLGKTEKAKLIRNAVLKTIEDGFRTADVFQNQKNTTLVGTKEYTDAIIDRLGKNPDVLSASELVKPKSFTLSLPTQNEKKELVGVDIFLDIPNDRDPNVLGKNIEVITENFLHLKMITNRGVKVYPKGQKETFLTDHFRCRFISPNGGKIQHKDITAVLTLLESKGYDFIKTENLYEFDGVPGYSLGQGE